The following proteins are co-located in the Oceanimonas sp. GK1 genome:
- a CDS encoding AsmA-like C-terminal region-containing protein, with the protein MKKLARRGLVGLLVLLLGGWLLLNLLDVNRLKKPVLTWLNDNTELDLSVGRLEFNPLSPYKLLAEEVRLGDWFSARQIYLELEQLAPLAGRTQVAILDIIDGKLNLEQAQVPELPANLADIAITELNTRNLSLAGAGWEAGGIGITLRDWQPRRQGQWQWWADTSLSGRVRQLSHPALELSRLDVSGQVRQGRLELEDLRGRLAGGLLSGRLELDPARRELRLEQPQFSQVKLQLTDTPALPEGWRLLLSRAGLDDVSLTTPKLTVNGMRGEIRDLEWNGADLPEGRGDWQAEEATLDWLRLDRHRLGWLGDSERQSMTLNGQAWEGSIEAELGWYPAQGRLDIDELQLLGNKLVWQPDMAWPLPEVRIHKLNLSRTELLSLDDELPLSLLDGSLFITDLAWSAGLWRPLSEQARLEGSVGELAWNSLIARTARFSARLTDEQWLLDNLSGDWLDGKVQLKGKMALYAPHTTQLELTGERWQLRHLSNWLRADQGFAGELSVTANLTGEPDAPASWQGELALDGQDIFVEQLGLDPWLRNRLGEDYAEPKQVDTALAALDMKQHDGFLYRLALHGPVRDGRWRLDGSAVQSVRHLLALRGNIDVAGALDLDLGAINDAGCRELAIRLAGDWHAPRLRLHQPALATPCKPWYAGPVPYPAAGLPGKLIEAVRALPKASPEH; encoded by the coding sequence ATGAAAAAGCTGGCCAGAAGGGGTTTGGTTGGGCTGCTGGTACTGTTGCTCGGCGGCTGGTTGCTGCTGAATTTGCTGGACGTTAACCGGCTGAAAAAGCCGGTGCTGACCTGGCTGAACGACAACACCGAGCTGGATCTCAGTGTGGGTCGGCTGGAGTTCAATCCGCTGTCGCCCTACAAGCTGCTGGCCGAAGAGGTGCGCCTGGGCGACTGGTTCAGCGCCCGGCAAATCTACCTGGAGCTGGAGCAGCTGGCGCCCCTGGCCGGCCGCACCCAGGTGGCCATTCTCGACATCATCGACGGCAAACTCAACCTCGAACAGGCCCAGGTGCCCGAGCTGCCCGCCAACCTGGCCGATATAGCCATCACCGAACTCAACACCCGCAACCTCAGCCTGGCCGGTGCCGGCTGGGAGGCCGGCGGCATCGGGATCACCCTTCGGGACTGGCAACCCCGGCGGCAAGGCCAGTGGCAATGGTGGGCCGACACCAGCCTCAGCGGCCGGGTGCGCCAGCTGTCTCACCCGGCACTGGAGCTGTCGCGGCTGGACGTCAGCGGCCAGGTGCGCCAAGGCCGGCTGGAGCTCGAGGATCTGCGCGGCCGGCTGGCCGGCGGCCTGCTCAGCGGCCGACTGGAACTGGACCCGGCCCGCCGGGAGCTGCGCCTTGAACAACCGCAATTCAGCCAGGTCAAATTACAGCTGACCGACACTCCTGCCCTGCCCGAAGGCTGGCGGCTGCTGCTGAGCCGGGCCGGGCTCGACGACGTCAGCCTGACCACGCCAAAGCTCACCGTGAACGGCATGCGCGGTGAAATCCGGGATCTGGAATGGAACGGCGCAGATCTGCCCGAAGGCCGGGGCGACTGGCAGGCGGAGGAAGCCACCCTCGACTGGCTACGCCTGGACCGTCACCGGCTCGGCTGGCTGGGGGACAGCGAACGTCAGAGCATGACCCTGAACGGCCAGGCCTGGGAAGGCAGTATCGAAGCCGAGCTGGGCTGGTATCCGGCCCAGGGGCGGCTCGATATCGACGAGCTGCAACTGCTCGGCAACAAGCTGGTGTGGCAACCCGACATGGCCTGGCCCCTGCCCGAGGTACGCATTCACAAACTCAACCTGAGCCGCACCGAGCTGCTGTCCCTCGACGATGAGCTGCCGCTGTCGCTGCTGGACGGCAGTCTCTTCATCACCGATCTGGCCTGGTCGGCAGGGCTGTGGCGCCCCTTGAGCGAGCAGGCCCGGCTCGAAGGCAGCGTCGGTGAGCTGGCCTGGAACAGCCTGATCGCCCGCACCGCCCGCTTCAGCGCCCGGCTGACCGACGAGCAATGGCTGCTCGACAACCTCAGCGGCGACTGGCTGGATGGCAAGGTGCAACTCAAGGGCAAGATGGCACTCTATGCCCCCCATACCACCCAGCTTGAGCTCACTGGTGAACGCTGGCAGTTGCGCCATCTCAGCAACTGGCTGCGGGCCGACCAGGGCTTTGCCGGCGAGCTGAGTGTCACCGCCAACCTCACCGGCGAGCCGGATGCTCCCGCCAGCTGGCAGGGGGAGCTCGCCCTCGACGGGCAGGATATTTTTGTGGAACAACTGGGGCTGGATCCCTGGCTGCGCAACCGCCTGGGTGAGGACTACGCCGAGCCCAAACAGGTCGACACCGCCCTGGCAGCGCTGGACATGAAGCAGCACGACGGCTTTCTGTACCGGCTGGCACTGCACGGCCCGGTGCGTGACGGCCGCTGGCGCCTCGACGGCAGCGCGGTGCAGAGCGTGCGCCATCTGCTGGCCCTGCGGGGTAATATTGATGTCGCCGGCGCCCTCGACCTTGACCTGGGTGCCATTAACGACGCCGGCTGCCGGGAACTGGCCATTCGGCTTGCCGGCGACTGGCACGCCCCCCGCCTGCGGCTGCACCAGCCGGCACTGGCCACCCCCTGCAAACCCTGGTATGCAGGACCGGTGCCCTACCCCGCCGCCGGCCTGCCCGGCAAGCTAATCGAGGCGGTGCGGGCGCTGCCAAAGGCGTCACCCGAGCACTAA
- the recG gene encoding ATP-dependent DNA helicase RecG: MKLDKMPLSLLKGVGDKMQEKLHRLGLDTVQDLLFHLPLRYEDRTHICPVAELRPGMHVSVVGDVVDSHISYGRKRMLLCRLRDHSGTLTLRFFNFAAAQKNSLTAGTRLRAFGEIRPGHHGLEIIHPEYTLLQGDSPVSTETSLTPVYGTTEGLRQISLRQLTDQALALLDETPLTELLPPGLYRQQLPLNDAVRLLHRPPPDVALDQLELGTHPAQQRLVMEELLAHNLSVLRVREQSQSHRARALPPAEALVRDFLARLPFSPTGAQQRVVAEIGADLHKHVPMMRLVQGDVGSGKTLVAALAALQVIGNQGQVALMAPTELLAEQHATNFAAWLAPLGIQVGWLAGKVKGKARAEQLERLASGELAMIVGTHALFQEQVQFNALELVIIDEQHRFGVHQRLALREKGSQGDYYPHQLIMTATPIPRTLAMTAYADLDTSIIDELPPGRTPVTTVAIPDTRRDEVIERVRQVCREQGRQAYWVCTLIDESDVLECQAAEDTATALSERLPELRVGLVHGRMKAAEKQAVMAGFKDGQLDLLVATTVIEVGVDVPNASLMIIENPERLGLAQLHQLRGRVGRGATASHCVLLYHAPLSKTATQRLGVLRDTNDGFIIAQKDLEIRGPGELLGTRQTGLADLKIADLVRDQALLPEVQRLARYLADRHPDCVQPLIRRWLGTRDHYGKV, translated from the coding sequence ATGAAGCTGGACAAAATGCCCCTCAGCCTGCTCAAGGGCGTGGGCGACAAAATGCAGGAAAAGCTGCACCGGCTGGGGCTGGACACGGTGCAGGATCTGCTGTTTCACCTGCCGCTGCGCTACGAGGACCGTACTCACATCTGCCCGGTGGCCGAGCTGCGGCCCGGCATGCATGTGTCGGTGGTGGGGGACGTGGTCGACAGCCATATCAGCTATGGCCGCAAGCGCATGCTGCTGTGCCGGCTGCGGGATCACAGCGGCACCCTTACCCTGCGTTTTTTCAATTTCGCCGCCGCCCAGAAAAACAGCCTCACTGCCGGCACCCGGCTGCGCGCCTTTGGTGAAATTCGCCCCGGCCACCACGGCCTGGAGATCATTCACCCCGAATACACCCTGCTGCAGGGCGACTCCCCCGTCAGTACGGAAACCAGCCTGACCCCGGTGTATGGCACCACCGAAGGCCTGCGCCAGATCAGCCTGCGCCAGCTCACCGATCAGGCCTTGGCCCTGCTGGATGAAACCCCGCTTACCGAGCTACTGCCCCCCGGCCTCTACCGCCAGCAGTTGCCGCTGAACGACGCCGTGCGCCTGCTGCACCGGCCGCCCCCCGACGTGGCGTTGGATCAGCTGGAGCTGGGCACACACCCGGCCCAGCAGCGACTGGTAATGGAAGAGTTGCTGGCCCACAACCTGTCGGTATTGCGAGTACGGGAACAAAGCCAGTCGCACCGGGCCCGTGCCCTGCCACCGGCCGAGGCGCTGGTGCGCGATTTTCTGGCCCGGCTGCCGTTTTCGCCCACCGGTGCCCAGCAGCGGGTGGTAGCGGAAATCGGCGCAGACTTGCACAAACATGTGCCCATGATGCGGCTGGTACAAGGAGACGTGGGTTCGGGCAAAACCCTGGTGGCGGCGCTGGCGGCACTGCAGGTGATCGGCAACCAGGGCCAGGTGGCGCTGATGGCCCCCACCGAGCTGCTGGCGGAGCAGCATGCCACCAACTTTGCCGCCTGGCTGGCGCCTCTGGGCATACAGGTGGGCTGGCTGGCGGGCAAGGTCAAGGGCAAGGCCCGGGCCGAACAGCTGGAGCGTCTCGCCAGCGGCGAGCTGGCGATGATTGTCGGCACCCATGCGCTGTTTCAGGAGCAGGTGCAGTTCAACGCCCTCGAGCTGGTGATCATCGACGAGCAGCACCGCTTTGGGGTGCACCAGCGGCTGGCCCTGCGGGAGAAAGGCAGCCAGGGCGACTACTACCCGCACCAGCTGATCATGACCGCCACTCCCATACCCCGTACCCTGGCCATGACCGCCTACGCGGATCTCGACACCTCCATCATCGACGAACTGCCTCCCGGGCGCACCCCGGTCACCACGGTCGCCATTCCCGACACCCGCCGGGACGAGGTCATTGAGCGGGTGCGACAGGTGTGCCGAGAGCAGGGCCGCCAGGCCTACTGGGTGTGTACCCTGATCGACGAGTCGGACGTGCTCGAATGCCAGGCGGCGGAAGACACCGCCACCGCCCTCTCGGAACGGCTGCCGGAGCTCAGGGTGGGGCTGGTGCACGGCCGCATGAAGGCGGCGGAAAAGCAGGCGGTGATGGCCGGTTTCAAGGACGGCCAGCTGGACTTGCTGGTGGCCACCACCGTGATTGAAGTGGGGGTAGACGTGCCCAACGCCTCGCTGATGATCATCGAAAACCCCGAGCGCCTGGGTCTGGCCCAGCTGCACCAGCTGCGCGGCCGGGTGGGCCGGGGCGCCACCGCGTCCCACTGTGTGCTGCTTTATCACGCGCCGCTGTCGAAAACCGCCACCCAGCGACTGGGCGTGCTGCGGGATACCAACGACGGCTTTATCATCGCCCAGAAAGATCTGGAGATCCGCGGCCCGGGGGAGCTGCTCGGCACTCGCCAGACCGGTCTGGCGGATCTGAAAATCGCCGATCTGGTGCGGGATCAGGCGTTGCTGCCGGAAGTCCAACGGCTGGCCCGCTATCTCGCCGACCGCCACCCCGACTGCGTGCAGCCGCTGATCCGCCGCTGGCTCGGCACCCGGGATCACTACGGTAAAGTTTAA
- the pssA gene encoding CDP-diacylglycerol--serine O-phosphatidyltransferase, giving the protein MQLANYYRSLLQRLPALSVNAEQVRVLHSAAAFKERLLALIATARTRICLVALYLQDDDAGREIMTALHEAKQANPALDVRLYVDFHRAQRGLIGHQGQGGNHLMYQEFAERYAHPIAVHGVPVKGRELLGVLHLKGFVFDDTLLYSGASLNDIYLHQNGRYRFDRYHEITDADLADTMFDYADRLFARNPAVPALNQPDIPTARRLRNSIRQFRQQLRRGQYQFEHQPRRPGEVAITPLAGLGKYGNRLNRAIRTLVRGTKEKLFVCTPYFNLPKSLARDIRSQLKKGREVTLVIGDKTANDFYIPPDEPFRTIGGLPYLYEANLRRFARANQTFIYQGKLNIMLWHHDRNSYHLKGLFVDDDLAMITGSNLNPRAWGLDLENGLLLQDPEHKLQAAFEAEKANILQHCRRLGHFTEIEQLSDYPEPVQRLLKRVQRTQANVLLKRLL; this is encoded by the coding sequence ATGCAACTAGCCAACTATTACCGCAGCCTGCTGCAGCGCCTGCCCGCCCTGTCGGTGAATGCCGAACAGGTGCGGGTGCTGCATTCCGCCGCCGCCTTCAAGGAGCGGCTGCTTGCGCTCATCGCCACGGCCCGGACCCGCATCTGCCTGGTGGCCCTCTACCTGCAGGATGACGACGCCGGCCGAGAGATAATGACTGCCCTGCACGAGGCCAAGCAGGCCAACCCGGCGCTGGACGTGCGCCTTTATGTGGACTTTCACCGGGCCCAGCGGGGGCTCATCGGCCACCAGGGCCAGGGCGGCAACCATCTGATGTATCAGGAGTTCGCCGAACGCTATGCACACCCCATCGCCGTTCACGGGGTGCCGGTCAAGGGCCGGGAGCTGCTGGGCGTGCTGCACCTCAAGGGCTTTGTGTTTGACGACACCCTGCTCTATTCCGGCGCCAGCCTCAACGATATCTATCTGCACCAGAACGGCCGCTACCGCTTCGATCGCTACCACGAGATCACCGACGCCGACCTCGCCGACACCATGTTCGACTATGCGGACCGGCTGTTTGCCCGCAACCCCGCGGTGCCGGCCCTGAACCAGCCCGACATTCCCACCGCCCGCCGGCTGCGCAATTCCATTCGCCAGTTCCGCCAGCAGCTGCGCCGGGGTCAGTACCAGTTTGAGCACCAGCCGCGCCGCCCCGGCGAGGTGGCGATCACGCCGCTGGCGGGGCTGGGCAAGTACGGCAACAGGCTCAACCGGGCCATTCGTACCCTGGTGCGCGGCACCAAGGAGAAACTGTTCGTCTGTACCCCCTATTTCAATCTGCCCAAATCCCTGGCCCGGGACATTCGCAGCCAGCTCAAGAAAGGGCGGGAAGTTACCCTGGTGATCGGCGACAAGACCGCCAACGATTTCTACATTCCGCCCGACGAGCCGTTCCGCACCATCGGCGGGCTGCCCTACCTGTATGAAGCCAACCTGCGCCGCTTTGCCCGGGCCAATCAGACCTTTATTTATCAGGGCAAGCTCAACATCATGCTCTGGCACCACGATCGCAACTCCTACCACCTCAAGGGGCTGTTCGTGGATGACGATCTGGCCATGATCACCGGCAGCAACCTCAATCCCCGCGCCTGGGGGCTGGATCTGGAAAACGGCCTGCTGTTGCAGGATCCGGAACACAAGCTGCAGGCTGCCTTTGAGGCCGAAAAAGCCAACATTTTGCAGCACTGCCGGCGGCTGGGCCACTTCACCGAAATCGAGCAGCTCAGCGACTATCCGGAGCCGGTACAACGCCTGCTGAAACGGGTGCAGCGCACCCAGGCCAATGTGCTGCTGAAGCGCTTGCTCTGA
- a CDS encoding aminopeptidase P family protein, translating to MTHAQRLASVRDDLQQQQLDAFIVPHDDEHLGEYIPPHAERLAWLTGFTGSAGAAVVLAGKAAVFVDGRYTVQVRHQCDSALFDYRHLIEQPVLDYLLSELTAGARVGIDPRLHSRGWFNAAKKKLAAKSLELVPVESNPIDRHWHDQPEPEIHPALLLSQDYSGQHSEAKRHRIAEQLAANHIDAQLLTQAEPINWLLNIRGRDIPCLPVVLGFALLYQDGSVQLFTDPAKFDDLDLSGHSGFNVTLAPVNELEGALRALGQQGARVQLDPATANAWSSLVLEQAGAELVFAEDPCMLPKACKNPVEVQGSRAAHLRDGAAVCRFLAWLDRRLAQPNPELEDEGTLADKLQALRAEHPEFVEPSFSTISALGPNAAMCHYHHGNGTPRTLGQDAIYLVDSGGQYLDGTTDITRTVAVGAPTEEMRKLFTLVLRGHIDLASARFPAGTGGLQLDALARMPLWQQGYNFDHGTGHGVGHYLSVHEGPQRISPKGSTVPLTTGMIVSNEPGYYRENAFGIRCENLEVVQPADTDGDIPVFAFEHLTQVPFDRRLIDSAWLEARHIEWLNDYHAGVWEKISPRLAGEDLTWLEQATRPL from the coding sequence ATGACCCATGCCCAACGCCTTGCCAGTGTGCGTGACGACCTGCAGCAACAGCAGCTGGACGCCTTTATCGTGCCCCACGACGACGAGCACCTGGGGGAATACATTCCCCCCCATGCCGAGCGGCTGGCCTGGCTCACCGGCTTTACCGGCTCCGCCGGCGCCGCCGTGGTGCTGGCCGGCAAGGCGGCGGTGTTTGTGGATGGCCGTTATACGGTGCAGGTGCGCCACCAGTGCGACAGTGCGCTGTTTGACTACCGCCACCTCATCGAGCAGCCGGTGCTCGACTATCTGTTGAGCGAGCTGACCGCCGGCGCCCGGGTGGGCATTGATCCGCGCCTGCACAGCCGGGGCTGGTTTAATGCCGCCAAAAAGAAACTGGCCGCCAAGAGCCTGGAGCTGGTGCCGGTAGAGAGCAACCCCATTGACCGGCACTGGCACGACCAGCCAGAGCCGGAAATTCACCCGGCCCTGCTGCTGAGCCAGGACTACAGCGGCCAGCACAGCGAGGCCAAACGCCATCGCATTGCCGAGCAGTTGGCCGCCAACCACATTGACGCCCAGCTGCTGACCCAGGCCGAGCCCATCAACTGGCTGCTGAATATTCGCGGCCGCGACATTCCCTGCCTGCCGGTGGTACTGGGGTTTGCCCTGTTGTACCAGGACGGCAGCGTGCAGCTGTTTACCGACCCCGCCAAGTTTGACGACCTGGATCTGTCCGGCCACAGCGGCTTTAACGTAACCCTGGCGCCGGTAAACGAGCTGGAAGGCGCCCTGCGTGCACTGGGCCAGCAAGGCGCCCGCGTGCAGCTCGACCCCGCCACCGCCAACGCCTGGAGCAGCCTGGTACTGGAGCAGGCCGGTGCCGAACTGGTGTTTGCCGAGGATCCCTGCATGCTGCCCAAGGCCTGCAAGAACCCGGTGGAAGTGCAGGGCAGCCGCGCCGCCCATCTGCGCGACGGCGCCGCCGTGTGCCGCTTTCTGGCCTGGTTGGATCGCCGGCTGGCACAGCCAAACCCGGAACTGGAAGACGAAGGCACCCTGGCCGATAAACTGCAGGCGCTGCGGGCCGAACACCCTGAGTTTGTGGAGCCCAGCTTCAGTACCATCTCGGCCCTGGGCCCCAATGCCGCCATGTGCCATTACCACCACGGTAACGGCACGCCGCGCACACTCGGCCAGGATGCCATCTATCTGGTGGACTCCGGCGGCCAGTATCTGGACGGCACCACCGACATCACCCGTACCGTGGCGGTGGGCGCGCCCACCGAGGAAATGCGCAAGCTGTTCACCCTGGTGCTGCGCGGCCATATCGATCTGGCCTCTGCCCGCTTTCCCGCCGGTACCGGCGGCCTGCAACTGGATGCCCTGGCGCGCATGCCGCTGTGGCAGCAGGGCTACAACTTCGATCACGGCACCGGCCACGGCGTGGGCCATTATCTCAGCGTGCACGAAGGCCCTCAGCGCATCTCGCCCAAGGGCAGCACAGTGCCGCTGACCACCGGCATGATCGTCTCCAACGAGCCCGGCTATTACCGGGAAAACGCCTTTGGCATTCGCTGTGAAAACCTGGAAGTGGTGCAGCCCGCCGACACCGACGGCGACATTCCGGTGTTTGCATTCGAGCACCTGACCCAGGTGCCCTTTGACCGCCGCCTGATCGACTCCGCCTGGCTGGAAGCCAGACACATTGAGTGGCTGAACGACTACCACGCCGGCGTGTGGGAAAAAATCAGCCCGAGGCTGGCCGGCGAGGATCTCACCTGGCTGGAACAGGCGACCCGACCGCTTTAA
- a CDS encoding GntR family transcriptional regulator yields MSRAPYKTLTQSVVETLRSRILKGEFKAGAPLRQDTLAQELNVSRVPVREALMQLEAQGLVKFEAHRGAVVTELDAEAIDELFYLRAMLESDLLFQAFDQLTEEHLSQAEAILAEFDQMLETGDQIDRWSELNRRFHTTLYGPARRPRTLALVDQINLSCDRYIQVELLHSRQGIITAEREHTQLLALCRQRRKFEAAALLRQHIESAGRSIKHLLNSR; encoded by the coding sequence ATGAGCCGAGCCCCCTACAAAACCCTGACCCAGTCGGTGGTCGAAACCCTGCGGTCACGTATTCTCAAGGGTGAATTCAAGGCCGGCGCCCCCCTGCGCCAGGACACCCTGGCTCAGGAGCTGAACGTCAGCCGGGTGCCGGTGCGCGAGGCACTGATGCAGCTGGAAGCCCAGGGGCTGGTGAAATTCGAAGCCCACCGCGGCGCCGTGGTCACCGAGCTGGATGCCGAGGCCATTGACGAGCTGTTCTACCTGCGCGCCATGCTGGAAAGCGATCTGCTGTTTCAGGCCTTTGACCAGCTCACCGAAGAGCACCTGAGCCAGGCCGAGGCCATTCTTGCCGAGTTCGATCAAATGCTGGAAACCGGCGACCAGATCGACCGCTGGAGCGAACTCAACCGGCGCTTTCATACCACCCTGTACGGCCCGGCCAGACGCCCGCGCACCCTGGCGCTGGTGGATCAGATCAACCTCAGTTGCGACCGCTACATTCAGGTGGAGCTGCTGCATTCCCGGCAGGGCATCATCACCGCCGAGCGGGAGCACACCCAGTTGCTGGCCCTGTGCCGCCAGCGGCGCAAGTTCGAGGCCGCCGCCCTGCTGCGCCAGCATATCGAATCAGCGGGCCGCTCCATCAAACACCTGCTCAACTCCCGTTAA
- a CDS encoding DMT family transporter, whose amino-acid sequence MKNQKKAYLYGLGAVACWSTVASAFKLSLGYFEPAQLLLVATVSSLLLLLVLLARQGKLHLLGRTFKQRPGYYALLGLLNPALYYLVLFQAYDLLPAQQAQTLNYTWAITLTLLAVPFLGQTIRRQDWVAIVLGYAGAMVIATRGDLLSLNFDSPLGVALALGSTLLWAGYWILNARNQADPLVALTLSFLLGLPVVVLATAWLSDFALTAWQGWVGAIYVGLFEMGFAFVMWLLALRHAENTARISNLIFISPFASLLLLRLLVGEQIYPATLVGLVMIVTALLIQQWRPKGRFAKRPGAE is encoded by the coding sequence ATGAAGAACCAGAAAAAAGCCTATCTTTACGGGCTGGGCGCGGTGGCCTGCTGGTCCACCGTGGCCAGCGCCTTCAAGCTCTCGCTGGGTTATTTCGAACCGGCCCAGCTGCTGCTGGTGGCGACGGTCAGCTCGCTGCTGCTGTTGCTTGTCCTGCTGGCCCGTCAGGGCAAGCTGCATCTGCTGGGACGCACCTTTAAACAGCGCCCGGGTTATTACGCCCTGCTGGGACTGCTCAATCCGGCGCTCTACTATCTGGTGCTGTTTCAGGCTTACGACCTGCTGCCGGCTCAGCAGGCCCAGACCCTCAACTACACCTGGGCCATTACCCTCACCCTGCTGGCGGTGCCCTTTCTGGGGCAGACCATTCGGCGCCAGGACTGGGTCGCCATCGTGCTCGGCTACGCGGGCGCCATGGTCATCGCCACCCGGGGCGATCTGCTCAGCCTGAACTTTGACAGCCCGCTGGGGGTGGCGCTGGCGCTGGGCTCTACCCTGCTGTGGGCCGGCTACTGGATCCTCAACGCCCGCAATCAGGCCGACCCATTGGTGGCCCTTACCTTAAGTTTTCTGCTGGGGCTGCCGGTGGTGGTGCTGGCCACCGCCTGGCTGTCGGACTTTGCCCTGACCGCCTGGCAAGGCTGGGTAGGTGCCATTTACGTCGGCCTGTTTGAAATGGGCTTTGCTTTCGTGATGTGGCTGTTGGCCCTGCGCCATGCGGAAAACACCGCCCGTATTTCCAACCTGATTTTTATCTCGCCCTTTGCCTCCCTGCTGTTGCTGCGGCTGCTGGTGGGTGAACAAATCTACCCCGCCACCCTGGTGGGGCTGGTGATGATCGTCACCGCCCTGCTGATCCAGCAATGGCGCCCCAAAGGGCGGTTTGCCAAGCGCCCGGGGGCGGAGTAG